A genomic stretch from Coleofasciculus chthonoplastes PCC 7420 includes:
- a CDS encoding YggT family protein: MPTALVTESLANFLNIYLLLIFVRILLTWFPTVEWMNQVAGFLSPITDPYLNIFRSFIPPIGGLDLSPLLAIIVLQLIAGLFGGMA; the protein is encoded by the coding sequence ATGCCTACAGCACTGGTAACCGAAAGTCTCGCCAATTTCCTCAACATCTATTTACTGCTGATATTTGTCCGCATTCTGTTAACCTGGTTCCCCACGGTTGAATGGATGAACCAGGTTGCTGGGTTCCTCAGCCCAATTACGGACCCTTACCTGAATATTTTCCGCTCCTTTATTCCGCCGATTGGAGGTTTGGACTTATCTCCTCTTTTGGCGATTATTGTCCTGCAACTTATCGCTGGACTGTTTGGAGGCATGGCATAG